The following are encoded together in the Bacillota bacterium genome:
- the gmd gene encoding GDP-mannose 4,6-dehydratase encodes MPKKALITGVTGQDGAYLAKLLLEKGYKVYGTFRRTTGIMSWRLEELGILDKIKLVPMDLLELTNIIRVIEDIRPDEVYNLAAQSFVALSFEQPILTCETNAIGTLRLLESVRTITPKTKFYQASSSEMFGRVLTERQNEDTPFYPRSPYGVSKLFAHWITVNYREAYGMFAVSGILFNHESPLRGEEFVTRKVSKGVARMKLGLQDKLVLGNLEAKRDWGYAPEYVEAIYLMMQQDEPDTYIIATGEYHSVREFVQRAFEVIGIELEWEGKGVEEKGVDKHSGKVLVEVSPDFFRPAEVNTLLGDYSKAKGKLGWQPKTSFEELVRIMVEKDVERERKKTR; translated from the coding sequence ATGCCAAAGAAAGCTTTAATCACAGGGGTTACTGGGCAAGACGGGGCGTATCTTGCAAAGTTATTGCTCGAAAAGGGTTACAAAGTCTATGGAACTTTTCGTCGAACAACGGGTATCATGTCGTGGCGGCTGGAAGAGCTAGGCATCTTGGACAAGATTAAACTTGTTCCTATGGATCTTTTGGAGCTTACTAATATCATACGTGTGATCGAGGACATAAGACCTGACGAAGTCTATAATTTGGCTGCCCAAAGCTTTGTCGCCCTTTCTTTTGAACAACCGATCTTAACCTGCGAGACCAATGCTATAGGAACTCTAAGGCTTCTCGAAAGTGTAAGGACTATCACCCCAAAAACTAAATTCTATCAGGCTTCATCCAGTGAAATGTTCGGCAGGGTCTTAACCGAGCGCCAGAATGAGGACACCCCCTTTTATCCAAGAAGCCCTTACGGGGTATCGAAGCTTTTTGCTCACTGGATTACTGTGAATTACCGGGAAGCCTACGGCATGTTTGCTGTTTCCGGCATCTTGTTTAACCATGAATCCCCTCTGCGGGGTGAAGAATTTGTTACACGAAAGGTTTCTAAAGGAGTAGCGCGGATGAAGTTGGGTTTGCAGGATAAACTTGTCTTGGGAAATCTGGAGGCTAAACGCGACTGGGGGTATGCCCCTGAATATGTTGAGGCTATTTATCTAATGATGCAGCAGGATGAACCAGACACTTACATTATCGCAACCGGGGAATATCACTCTGTGCGTGAATTTGTGCAGAGGGCATTCGAGGTTATAGGTATTGAGCTGGAGTGGGAAGGAAAAGGAGTGGAGGAAAAAGGAGTAGACAAGCATTCGGGCAAAGTGCTCGTCGAAGTTAGCCCAGACTTTTTCCGACCAGCAGAGGTTAATACGTTGTTGGGGGATTACTCGAAAGCAAAAGGCAAACTGGGCTGGCAACCTAAAACCTCGTTTGAAGAGCTGGTAAGAATTATGGTAGAAAAAGATGTAGAGAGGGAGCGAAAGAAAACTCGATGA
- a CDS encoding glycosyltransferase family 4 protein: MTLFGPGSRPKKLPSWVEYVANVNDEELIQIYNSCSIFVSSSVAEGFAFPPAEAMACGCAVVATDSGGIREYAEHERTALLSPPRKPEALAENLLRVLKDDNF, from the coding sequence GTGACCCTGTTTGGGCCAGGTTCTAGACCCAAGAAATTGCCATCGTGGGTAGAATATGTAGCAAATGTCAATGATGAAGAGCTGATTCAAATATATAACTCATGCAGTATCTTCGTTTCTTCTAGTGTAGCTGAGGGTTTTGCCTTTCCTCCTGCTGAAGCTATGGCTTGTGGTTGTGCAGTTGTCGCGACCGATAGTGGTGGCATTCGCGAGTATGCAGAACATGAGAGGACTGCTTTGTTATCTCCGCCGAGAAAACCGGAAGCATTGGCTGAAAATTTGCTTCGCGTTTTAAAGGATGACAACTTCTGA
- a CDS encoding oligosaccharide repeat unit polymerase has protein sequence MINVDGDMMASVTLVYLVTIYLVCLMFVIKSKNFLNPVHVFLLSMVPPYVVFYFVGDTELHRKSYLLYIITVTSFIIGYFYAVAILKLLCSSSIKKAIKKANPGVQYQFKKIKPLLNIFLFIGLIGFVLAAIKAYKFSQLGPGGPLFNLRYANTVLRVDIGIPKYMLLFLHISVLLMILYRKHNYKTILFLALIWAVSSMFTMARTELLLALTSVSAAYYLSSRFIYRDSSLSLKPFIITGVVFSLGFIGIAFATHKIRSSLLSTFLDYYIGPIVAFDRYVLGFNSYTLGWNIFYPFTKLLSILGYQFISGPYVPPGQVNVFTMMAGPYLDYGDIGLVIVPFFLGLVYAIIYRGVVKGDIYFITFYSLFVFPLIISFFAYEYALASWLYYIAILFVVKIWELLQR, from the coding sequence ATGATAAATGTGGATGGTGACATGATGGCCAGCGTAACACTAGTCTATTTGGTAACTATATATTTAGTATGTTTGATGTTTGTAATAAAAAGTAAAAACTTTCTCAACCCTGTACATGTATTTTTACTTTCCATGGTTCCACCATATGTAGTATTTTATTTTGTAGGTGATACCGAATTGCATAGGAAGTCATATCTACTTTACATTATTACTGTTACATCTTTTATCATAGGCTATTTCTATGCAGTAGCGATTCTTAAACTATTGTGCTCGAGTTCAATAAAAAAAGCAATTAAAAAAGCAAATCCTGGTGTTCAGTATCAGTTTAAGAAGATAAAGCCGTTGTTGAACATATTTCTTTTTATAGGTTTAATTGGTTTCGTGCTTGCAGCAATTAAGGCGTATAAGTTCAGCCAATTAGGGCCGGGTGGCCCTCTTTTCAACTTGCGTTATGCCAATACTGTTTTGAGAGTAGATATTGGTATTCCTAAATATATGTTGTTGTTCCTGCATATCTCAGTTTTATTAATGATTCTATATCGAAAGCATAATTACAAAACAATCCTTTTTCTCGCTTTAATATGGGCCGTTTCTTCCATGTTTACGATGGCTAGAACTGAACTTCTATTAGCACTTACATCTGTTTCTGCAGCTTACTACCTTAGTAGCCGTTTTATTTATAGAGATTCTTCCCTTTCTTTAAAACCATTTATTATTACTGGGGTCGTTTTTAGTTTAGGTTTTATTGGAATAGCTTTTGCAACACATAAAATTAGATCTTCTTTGTTGAGCACGTTCCTCGATTATTATATTGGGCCAATAGTCGCTTTTGATCGATATGTATTGGGATTCAATAGTTATACTTTAGGTTGGAACATATTTTATCCTTTTACCAAACTATTAAGCATTCTTGGCTACCAATTTATATCAGGACCCTACGTTCCGCCTGGTCAAGTTAATGTTTTCACCATGATGGCAGGGCCTTACCTTGATTACGGCGATATCGGCCTTGTTATTGTGCCATTTTTTTTGGGATTAGTGTATGCAATTATTTATAGGGGAGTTGTAAAAGGTGACATTTATTTTATCACATTTTATTCTTTGTTTGTTTTTCCTTTGATTATTTCTTTCTTTGCATACGAATATGCTCTAGCTAGTTGGTTATATTACATAGCTATTTTGTTTGTAGTAAAAATTTGGGAGTTACTACAACGTTAG